Genomic segment of Deinococcus gobiensis I-0:
TGAGTGTCTCCTTTCAATTCCACTTCGGGACATACCCTGTCCCAGTACGGGCGCCAGCGTGAGGCCTGGCGGGGGCAACTGAACTCCTATGCTTGTAGATCTGCCCTGTAGAGAGGCCGCAGGGCGGGAGAGAATCGACATGCATGACACCTGAACGGTCCCCCTTCTTCACCCTCCTGTCCTGGATGCGGACCTGCCAGCCTGGGTCTGCGCCACCTCCAACGGACGATATTGAAGCAATCTTTGCGGACATGGAACGCGAACTGGGCCTTGAGCTTCCCGAAGACCTCAAAACCTACTTCCGACTGCTCAATCCTGATCTCACCCAGCGCGAACATGGGCTTTTCTACGGGTTGATCGCCATTCCCCTACAGTTTGGCGATGGTGAGCGGAAAGACTTGAGCCATCTGGACAGCGTTTTTATGGATCCCAACTTTCAAACGATCGAGGCTGTGGATCCCCCAGGTACGGTCCGACCGGTGCCCTTCGATGCCGGTTGGCTGCCTCTTGCGCACGACTATGGAGGGGCGTACATCGCGGTGGATCTTCACCCGGACGAGCGCGGACAGGTGGGGCAGATCATCAATTTTGGCGCCCGGGAACGGAAACGCTTCGTTCTGGCCTCGTCTATCACCGAGCTTTTTACAGAGATGTTGCAGCACGTTGCGGACGGTCGCGTTGAGCAAGTGTGTGAAGGGGAGGCTGTAGAACTCCGCTTTACCGATTCAGAGATCACGCATGTGTTGGATCTCTACGAGCAGTTTGGTGCCTCCGTCCTTAAGCCGACGCCTCCGCTCGGACGAGCTTCTCCTCTCTGACCTTGCAGGCATCCCCTGAGATGGACTGTGACTATAGACTTTTAATGACACTCTGGGGAGGAGGGGCTCATGAAGACTGACCCCTTCAAACTGCTCTAGTGGCTTGTCAGCAATGGTTTGTCAGTAAGCACGAGCCCCTAGTCGCAGTTCTGGTGCGTGAGGATGCCTCGGCCATAGGGGGTCAGGACAGGAATCCACCCCTCCGTGAGCTCTTCAAGACGCGCCCAATCACATTGAAGTTGTGCAGGTTCATCTTTCTCTCGAGTGGTATGCCAGAGCGTAATCCCTCGGACAATATCCGCTAATACCTGCAGGTCCCTCTCCTTCCAACTTTCGTATGGTGCGACTGAGCCAGGCGGATTTCTACAGTACCGGGCAAAGAACGTCTTCAAAGTATTGAGGTGCTGAGTGTCGAAGAGCGGAATCGCGAACCCCTCCACGGACCGCTCTTCGTTCGCAGAACCGCCGACCTGCGAGGCATACACGACACCGGTAGGGGCTTGGACGACGACCACGACACCAGACCCTTGAGATCCGTCAGGATCGAGGAACACGTATGCCTGCTCAACCATGTCACCCATTTTGATCCTGCCAACAGACCCAAGGTGACGGTCCAGGAGCGCCTCCCTTGCTCGAAGTATCAAGTTCTGAGGCACGGCACAGCCCGACGACATCATCCAGATCTGGCTGCTCATTCACCACAATGGACCGCTCTAGGTGCACGCTAGGGCATGAAATACGCGGTGCACCTCACCCCTGAGGAACGTGCCCATCTCAAAGCACTCCTCAAGTCCGGTACGGCCCCGACCCGCAAACTCACGCACGCCCGTATCCTTCTCAAAGCTGACCTGAAAACGCATGGGTTGGATGACGAGCACATCGCCGAAACCCTTGAAGTGCATCCCCGGACCGTGCAGCGTGTCCGGAAAACATATGTCCTGGAAGGCTTTGAGGCCGCCCTCAACCATCTTCGGCCGCAACGCCTCAAGCCCAAAAAGCTGGACGAGCGCGGCGAAGCACATCTGGTGGCTCTTGCATGCAGCACCGTGCCCGAGGAACTCGGGCACCGCACCTGGACCCTCCGCCTGCTCGCGGATCAGATGATGGAACTCGGGTACGTGGACTCCATCTCGTACGAAACCGTCCGCGTGTATCTAAAAAAAACATTCTTAAACCCCATAAACACGAGCAGTTCGTCATTCCGCCCGATCAGAACGGTGCCTTTGTCGCGGCGATGGAGGATGTACTGGACTTGTACCAGACACCGTACGAACCCATATTCCCGGTCGTCTGTTTTGACGAGCGACCCTGTCACCTTATTGCCGATGTCAAAGAGCGTGTCCCGCACGCACCTGGTCGCCTAGGGTCTGTGCGGCAATTCGCTGCATTACGCTTGACGGGATGAACGCCATCAACGCGTCACATGCTCTTGACCTCCTCAGGTCGGGTCAGCCGCTCCAGTACATGCATGTGGATACCCTCGACCTCCACAGACTGGCATCCGACGACCAGACTGGGATCCATGTGTCGATCATTGCCCGAGACAGCCGAATTGACACCCTCGACAGTTCATCGCTGGTCTTCCATCGACCCGTGATCTTTGAACGGTGTCATCTCGGCACCGCGTTCTGCTGGGCCACGTACTTTCTCGCTGGGGCGGAGTTTATTGAGTGCACCTTCGACGGGCCGGTCACATTTGAGTGCGGTGGGCACAATGAACCACCTGCGGCCTTCGTCCTAAACGCCTGTACGTTCACCCATTTCGTCAATTTCTTCGACTGCTGGTACCCAGGCCCTGTGCTTATCCGCAGTTGTCATTTCGATGCAGGATCGAACCTGCTCGGAAACATCGACCAGCCATTTGTGACCAGTTTTGAGATCCCACCTGTCATAGGTGGCAACACGGGGATCCTCTCGATAGATGGCGGCTGAGTCGGCACTTGGCACTCACAACCATAGGACCAGACAAGCAACCAGAATCACCGCCATAAAGTTGCGCCCTCGTTTCTCATACCTCGTTGCGATGGCCCGGAAATCCTTGAGCCGGTTGACCGCACGCTCCACGACATTCCTGCCCTTGTACGTCTCCAGATGAAACGCTGGTGGACGACCACCACGAGCGCCTTTTGCTCTTCGATACCGCTTGGCATCCTCTCGCTCTGGACACACCAACCGAATCCCCCGGGCCTGAACGGTAATGCTCCAGGTTTGACTTCAAGCGGCGTTGCGAGCGTTTGCCGATGAAGTGAGTGTAGACCAAGGCGTGGCGTAGTCGAGCGCCGAATGACGGCGCTCGTGGTTGTACCAGCGGTGAAAGTCCGGCATGGCGGTCCGGACATCGGCCATGGACTGCCAGTCCTGGCGGAAGGCAAACTGATACTTGTAGGTCCGGTTGAGGCGTTCCAGGAGTCCGGTTCCCCCCGGCTGGGAGACCTTGCAGCGCACCCAGCTGCCGTATTTCAAACAGCTCTGTTGAAAGAGGTCACTGGTGAAATCACTGCCTCCATCGCTCTGCACCACGAGAGTCTCGTGGTGCCCCTGAGCACGCAGCACACCAACCGCTTCGTCAAGCGTCAGCTTGGCGAGGTGCATTGACAGGCTCCGGACCACCCGGCTGGCCAGGACTACCCGTGAAGGGACGTCCAGCACGAAGTAGATCCAGCAGACCCCATCGGGTAAGGAAAGACGGGTCGCGTCGATCTGCACCCGTCGACCTGCGGGCCAATCCTGTGGCGTGGAAACCTTCTCCGAAGGTTTCCGAGTTTTCCGTGGCAGCGGTGGGTGGAGATGCAACTCGCCCAAGGCCACGCGAATCTTGTGTAATCCAATCTCTTCGCCCTGGGCCTTGAATTCCTGGTACAGCAGCCGATACCCGGAGGTCGGGTGTTGCAGTGCCGCCTGGCGCACCTTCTCGTACAGCGCATCACGGTGCTCTTGCCTGGCACAGCGCGTCGACGCGCTGTGCTGATGGTCCCGGAGCCGCCAGTACGGCACGCCGGCATACTGCGCGAACCGCCGCAGGCTGAGTTGGGGTCGGCTCTGCCAGAGAACGATCAGCTCGTCCAGTGTCAGAGCCGCCGCACTTTTCGCGAGATGTCGAGCTCCAGTTCCTTTTCCGCCAGGATGCGCTTTAGACGGTCATTCTCGCGTTCCAGGGTGGTGACACCCTGGTCCTGTCGGTCGCCCGCGAGCCGGGCGCGTCCGGCTTCTAGGAACTGAGTTTTCCAGGTATGGATCAGACTTTCGTTGACCCTGTGCTGACGGGCCGCTTCCGCGACCCCGAGATCTCCCCGCAGCACGCTCAGGACGATGGCTTCTTTGACGTCCGTGCTCCAGACTTTTCTCTGCTTTCCCATAGTGATCTCCAGTCTGCTCGTCCCTCGCATCACAAGGGTCAGGTTCTGGAAGTCATCTCTGGAGCATTACCAACCATGTGGCGATACACCCGAGCCCCATAAGCGCGGTCAACGCGAATGATCGGAGGTCGAGACCTCGGTCTTCCCTTCCCTAACCTCGGAACACGAATGGCTTCCAGAACAGGAAGAAGGAAGGGGCCATCCGCGCGTTGTCCCTCACTCAGCACGACGCTCAATGGACGCGCATGTCCATCAGCACACAGGTGGAGTTTTGTGGTGCGTCCACCACGGGAGTGGCCGAGCCACTCCCCGGCAATCACCGGTCGTGAATCATGCTGCGAGGGTTGCTTGCGAGCACCGACCGCACTGCGATGGGCACGCAAGTGGGTGCTGTCAATGGACGCGCCTTCCCAGTTGATCTGTCCCTGCCGGTCCGCGACGCCTTGAAGAATCTGAAGGATGCGCAACCAGGTGCCGTCTCGTTCCCAACGTGAGAGGCGGTCATGGCAAGTGCGCCACGGACCGTACCGTTCAGGGATGTCACGCCAAGGCGTACCGAGCTTGATCCGCCACAAGATGCCGTTGATGATCCGTCGATGATCGGCGAACGGACGGCCGCGTTTGGGATTAGCTGGAAGGTGTGGGAAAAGTGCGTTCCATTGGGCGTCAGTCAGTTCGGTTCGGCACCACAAGTCATGAGGCTACGGTCAAGCCATGAGTTCAGTCGCACAGACCCTAGCCGAGCTTCAGGATCACCTGGAGGCGCGTGTGGCCCAGCGCACTACGGAGTTGCAGGCAGCCAATGAGGAGTTGCGCGCCTTCGCGCGTTCAGTCAGCCATTATCTCCGCACACCCCTGCAATTGCTGATGGGCCACGCAGCGCTGCTCGACACGGCCTCGGAGCAGACTCGGGGAACCCATACCCAGGCCATCATGAACACGACAGACCGAATGGCCGACATTCTCAGTGGACTTCTACAATACGGCGAGCGGCAAGCCGGCCCCCTGACGCTGGAACAGGTGGATCTGGCCGAGGTGCTCGAGCTGAGCTGGCAGGATCTGGGTGGACCAGCGCCCACGGTGAAGCTGGAGTTAGGGCCGTTGCCTACGGTGCGCGGGGACTACACGGCGCTGCGTCTGGTGTTTGGCAACCTACTGCACAACGCTGTGAAGTACACCCAGGGCCGACCGGACCCCCGCGTGCAGGTACGGGCCACACGAAGTCAGAATATGCACCTGATCGAGGTGCGCGACAATGGCATGGGTTTTCATCCGGCCGACGCGGAGCGCCTGTTCCGGTTGTTCAGCCGCCTGCCTGAAGCGCAGGCTTTTGACGGCTTGGGGGTAGGCCTGGCCGATGTCTGGCGCATTGTGATTGCGCACGGAGGACATGTGTGGGCCGAAGGGCGACCAGGAGAAGGGGCCACATTCACTGTGTCGTTACCCGCTGATGAAGCCTAAGCGGTGATGGACCGCGGAATTCAGGCAGCCTGCTGTCACACGACGTCGCAGCATGGCATGGCAAAAATTCTGGCTCTGACCTTGACCACCCACTGGAGCTGAATTGGGAAAGAACAGCGGGTCTTTTTGACTCGAGGGGTCTGCGGTCCCAGCGATACCTGCCCTTCCCCGCCGTACCTGATGATCGCCGAACTGGCCGATGAGGTCAGGTAACCACTCAGGTGTGTCGTCTCTGCTCACTAACCCAGCACCACCCAAAGCCCCAGCACAGGCAGAAGCGGCAGAGAGGCCAGCGCGTCGAAGAGTCGCCCCGCCTTCTGGGCCACGTCCTGACCATCCACACCCAGGAACACCGCCCGCAGCAGGGTGCAACTTATGGAGAGGTAGAGAATTCCAGTCCACCGAAGTCTCTGGCTTGCGCTGCGCGCTGGTCAGTGCTGTGTCACCTTTCCTGCCGCACAGGATCAATCGTGCATCAGCTCACTCAATAACAGACAGAATTGACATCTATTGATAAGGTGATATCAAAAAGCAATTTCTTTCCCGTCGTCGTCATTGGTGCTGGCAGTGCTGGACTGAATGCCGCTCTCGTCCTCGGCCGGGCCCGCCGCTCCACTCTCCTGCTGGACTCCGGCCCACCCCGCAATGCCCCAGCCCATGCCGCCCACGGCCTCCTCACCCGCGACGGCACCCCACCTCTCGACCTCCTCCGCATCGCCCGCGAGCAACTTGCCCCCTACCCCGTCACCCACCTCTCCGATGCCGCCGAGCACGTGACGCCTGACGAGGGCGGCTTCACCCTCTTCCTGAACCGTGGTCAGACCATCCGAACCCGCCGCCTGCTTCTGGCCACCGGTGTCACCGACCTGCTCCCCGACATTCCCGGCCTACAGGACGGCTGGGGCACCAACGTCCACCACTGTCCCTACTGCCACGGCTGGGAAGTCCGTGATCAGCATCTGGCCGATCTGATTCCTGGCGGCGGCGAGATGGCGTACCACCGCGGCGTCCTGCTCCGGCAATGGACACCGCACCTGGTCCTGCTCACTCACGGCGCCGCTCACCTCTCGGCTCAGCAACGAGACGACCTTGAACATCTGGGCGTCCGCATCGATGAGCGCCCCGTCGCCCAATGGGATGGGCAGGCCATCACGTTCGAGGACGGCACCCGGCTGAAGCGTGACGCCCTGTTTGTGACCCCCGGGCAGGCCCAGCGCTCCAGGCTGCCTGAGCAGCTGGGGTGCGCCCGCATTGACCGTGGTCCGCTGGCCGATGTGCTGCTGAAGGTGACCCCGGAGACCGGACGGACCAGTGTGCCTGGCGTGTACGCTGCGGGCGACATGATCGGCGAGCAGCAGGTCGTACTGGCGGCGGCCAGTGGGGCACGATCGGCGGCGGCCATCAATGCGGATCTCTGCTTCGAAGACGCGTCAAAGAGAACCCTTCAGACCTGAGGGTCCAGAGAGACGTGGCATCCGGACAGGGGCAGCACAGGAAGCACCTCGAAGGGTTGTCCAGCCCCCCGACGGACCTCCAGAACCAGGAAGATGGTCCGCTGGAAGATCTATACGCTCAAAAGCTCCGCGGCTTCCCACATGCCAGAAGGGGCGCTCGTCTATTTTCCGAGCCACTCCCACGGTTTTTTGCTTCTGCACCTGCTCAGGCTTCAGGTTGGTGATGGGGATGACGCGTCCCAAAGGCCCATCCGCGAGATGACGTCGAGCTATACGCTGCGCAAGGCAGGTCTTTCTGATAAGCACGGCTTGAAGCAAGTAGCCCAGCAGGCATGCAGTGGTCCCCAGGGCCGGAGATCAGGAGTGTGACGCCCTGCTGGTCTCCCGGCTCGGCCTATGCCCGCGACAGCTGGCCTTGTTTTTCAGGAAGCGGTGGAGTGTGTCGGGGAGGCGGTTGAGTCCCTGTCCTCGCTGAAGACCCTGTGCCAGACCAAGACCGGTACGTCAAGGACCTGGCGCAGGCCTTCCATCTGGCCCGCCCGGACACTCAGGAGGCTCAGCCGTCCCCCTTCGAGATGCGCCAGACGGGAGAGGGTCAAGGGCGCTTCCGGCACGGAGGCCGTCACGCCCTGGGCAACCGCGTGCTGGGTCAGGCCACGGGCCTCCCGCACCGCCCGCAGCCAGTGCCGGGGCAGCAGGGGGTCCTGTCCCTCCCTCGCATAGGGAGGCGCAGGCAATCCCGCCGCCGCCCAAGAGGAGAGGCGCGTCCTCAGCTCTGCCTTGGAAGGGGGCGGTTCAGTCATGACTGCCTATTCTTGAAGACCTACGACCAGACCTCCAGTGGGATATCCAACACTTGGCGCGACTCCTGCTGGTGGAAGGTCCTTCATCTCTACCTCAATCGGCGGTCCTCCCGGATCTGCCGCGGTTCCTGCCTGGGCAGCAATCCCCCTGAGCCCTTCCTCTCCAGATCACAGCCAGCTCTGTACCCTGGGCGTCATGACCCCACCCGACTGGTTCCTGCAACTTCTCGGCGGAGCCGCCATCCTGGTCCTGATCGTCCTGCTGGTCCTCGTCCTCCGGGGCCTGCGCACGGCACAAAAGAACCAGCACCCCTCCGAGCCGCCCCCCGTCCCACGGACGGACGAGGCGCAGGCGCGCTGGCAGACCCACGTGCAGCGCGTCATGCGCCCAGACGCGATCCAGGTCGCGTTCGACCGGGAAAGCGTCAGCATGGGCGACGACACCCACGACCACTGGCGTCTGCTGGTCTTCGAGCAGGACATGCCGCTGTCCGCCCTGCTGGAACGGCGGATCCACAGCGTCCTGGCCTCCATTCACGGTGGTCAGGCCACCTGGTTGTTTCAGGTCCACCAGCCCCTGGAGGCGCCCATCCACCACGGCCAGAGCGTGCCGGCGTGGTCGGACCGGGTCCGGGTGACGGACGTAGCAGTCGTCGCGCAGCAATGGACGCGTCCGCACCTGTTCTGCCCGGACTTCCCTGTCTCGCAGATCGGCCAGGGCCTGCTGTACGCCCGGTACCTGGCGCAACGGGACCCGGACGAGGTGGTCGCGGCCTACAGGGCTGAATCGGGTGTGCGCGAGGTGGTGGGTGGCCGGTCCTCCCGCTTCTCGCCAGGGTCGGTGCCCCCAGAACGGCGGGTGATGGTATAGCGGAAATAGAGGGGGTGCTGATGGACCAGGCGTGGGGCGAAAGCAGGAGCGGCCTTTTGCTGGGCTGGCTTTTCTGCTGTGTGCCGGGGTCTTCCATGCTTGAGAACGGTGTCAGTCAGAGCTGATCGTGGACCTGGGCAAATCCGACACTACATTCCACAGAACCTGATGCCTACGGGAGTTGAGACGTACTTTGACCGTTCTCCCTGAATCTGCAGCAGCTTGGCCGCTATCTCCTCGGTTGGGGTTGCTCAATAGACCGTTCTTCTGCAAGGGCAGGGATGTGAGGCTCAATGCGCATCAGGGCGCCCCAGACTGCTCCGCCCAGGGCCAGTCCCACCGCATTCAGCCCAAACCACAGGGAAAGAGGCCAGCGGTCGACCAACGGCGAGACCAGAAGCAGCGTCAGGGGCATCCCGACCGCCCCGACCGCCGAGAGCACCGCGAAGACCCGGCCCAGGTAGGCGGCCGGGACGCCCTGCTGAAGCAGCGTGCCCAGGGGAGTATTGATCAGCCCGATGCCCAGCCCGAACACCAGTGACGCCGCCAGCAACGGGACGTAGGTCGGCCACAGCCACATGCAGGCCTGGGCCACCCCACTCAAGAGGAAGCCCAGCAACGTGCAGGCCCGCAACGGCAGGCGTGACCCGAGTGAGGCGAACAACACGCCGATCAACAGCATGCCCGCGCCTTCCATGGCCAGGAACAGGCCATAGCCCCGTGGCCCCACACCGAGCGTCTCCATCAGTTTGGGCGTCACCACCAGCACCGGCCCGATGGCCGCATTGACCAACAGCACAAGTGGAGGCATCACGGTCAGCACCCAGGAGCGGCGCATCAGGCGCAGCCCGGCCCGGAGATCCTGCCAGAGACTGGAGGACGTCGGCTGTCCTTCAGGTCTGTTCGGCAGGGTCACGCCGAGCAGCAGGGTCGCCATCAGCAGGAAGCTCAGGCCGTCGAGTAGGATGGCGACGGCAGGCGAGAAGGCCGCCACCAGGAAGCCACCAGAGAAGGTACCCAGCAGGCCCATGGTCTCCGCCAGGCTCCCCATCATGCCGTTGGCGCGGGGGAGATCTGCAGGCGCCACCAGGGCCGGCAAGGCCGCCCCCGCCGCCGGGGACGCGACGCTGCTCGACAGGCCGGTCAGGAACGCGGCGCCGTTGATGACCCAGAGGGGGACGTCCTGACCGGTCTGTTGACCCAGGAGGGCCAGCCCGCCGACGGTCAGTTGGAGAAGACCGCGCACGACATTGGCGCCGATCAGAGGCCGCTTGAGCCCGATCCGGTCGACCCAGGCCCCGGCGAGCGGCATGACGAGGTTGGGGATCAGGGCGCAGGCCAGGGTGACGGCCATCTGCCCTGCCCGGCCGGTCTGGTGCAGCACCAGAAAGCTCAGGGCGATGCTGGCCAGGGCCGCCGCGAAGCGCGACTGGGCGCTGCCGACAAGCCACAGCACAAAGGAGCGGTTCCAGAGCGACACGGGGGTCATACCTCTAGTGTGACCCCCGCCACTTCCAGAACCCACGGCCTTTCTGGAAGTGGCGCACCTTGTTGGGATGAGGGTTGATCGTCGTCTTGGGTGGATCCGGGACTGTGCCCTGTAGCGCCTGATGCTTTACTAGTGTCTTTTGGGCGTTCTCGATAGGCCGCTGGGGGTGAGGCCTTCCGTCCCACTCACCTAACGCAGGGGCACGCCCTGCCCCAGTGTAGGCCGGAGCGGGTGGGGCTGAGCTGAGGCTATGCGAGGCACCATATCTTTCCGCTCCGGTCCTGATGCCATGTTGTACTGGCCCATGTGGAGACACCGACCCCAGAGTCAAATGAGCGCGATGCGTTCTTCCTAGAGGTAGATCAAGTTGTTGATGTGCTCCTGCTTCAAGCAAGATCCAACATGGCGAAAGTGGCTTTCCCGCCTTGGTCCAGACGCCGTGAAGAGACAGTCCTCAATGCCCAAGTCACTCTGGCAGCCTGGGAAAAAGCCATAGAACGCTTGAAACCCTTTCACAAAGAGGTTCTGCTCTACACCGCGCAGGCGTTCAGGGCACGCGAAGCAGTTGTTGGGCGTCGTGGAGCGACACTCTGGGGGAGTGCGCGCGGATCAGGCCTGCTGGGCTTGGCAATTGCGGCCCACACCGAGACCTGGGCACCGCAGGACGCGTCCTGGGAGGCGGCGTGAGCGCCCCCACCCCGCGCCCCGGCACCGGGCGGCAGGTGCTGCTGCTCATGGTGGTGCTGGTGCTGGGCATGGCCCTGGGCGTCACCTGCCGCGACCTGATCCTCACCGTCGTCGGCGCGCTGGTCAGCGCGTGGGCGATCATCGGGGACCGCCGATGAGCCTCGTCTGGGTTCTGCTCTCGCTCGCCTCGCTGCTGACGCTAGGGCTGCTGTGACTGTTCGCTAAGGTCAACGCGGCAGGCAGTGCCGCCTCCCTCATCCCTCCCCAGCCGGGCGCGCGCCTGTGCCGCTGCACCGATGGGGGCCGCAATCAGCCGCTGGCCGCCTGCCCAGACTGCCGGGGCGAAGGGTGGGTGCGCTGATGCCCGCCGCCCAGGGCGACCACCTCACGCCCGGCAGCCACGCCGCCCGGCTGCTGGGGGCCGCGTGCGCCGAGCCGCTCTCCCTCGCCGAGCTGTGCGCGCGCGCTGGCGTCAGCGCCACCGGCAGCGCCGCCCGGAACCTCGACCTGCTGGCCCTGCGCGGCCTCGTGGACGTGTGCCCGGCCACCACCGGCCGCGCCCGGCAGCGCTACGCCCTCACGCGTCCCGGCAAAACCGAGCTGGACGTGCTCTTCCGGGAGAACTCCTGATGCGCCTGCGCCTCCTGCTGCCCGCCTTCGTGCTC
This window contains:
- a CDS encoding SMI1/KNR4 family protein; translated protein: MERELGLELPEDLKTYFRLLNPDLTQREHGLFYGLIAIPLQFGDGERKDLSHLDSVFMDPNFQTIEAVDPPGTVRPVPFDAGWLPLAHDYGGAYIAVDLHPDERGQVGQIINFGARERKRFVLASSITELFTEMLQHVADGRVEQVCEGEAVELRFTDSEITHVLDLYEQFGASVLKPTPPLGRASPL
- a CDS encoding DUF6210 family protein gives rise to the protein MSSQIWMMSSGCAVPQNLILRAREALLDRHLGSVGRIKMGDMVEQAYVFLDPDGSQGSGVVVVVQAPTGVVYASQVGGSANEERSVEGFAIPLFDTQHLNTLKTFFARYCRNPPGSVAPYESWKERDLQVLADIVRGITLWHTTREKDEPAQLQCDWARLEELTEGWIPVLTPYGRGILTHQNCD
- a CDS encoding helix-turn-helix domain-containing protein, giving the protein MKYAVHLTPEERAHLKALLKSGTAPTRKLTHARILLKADLKTHGLDDEHIAETLEVHPRTVQRVRKTYVLEGFEAALNHLRPQRLKPKKLDERGEAHLVALACSTVPEELGHRTWTLRLLADQMMELGYVDSISYETVRVYLKKTFLNPINTSSSSFRPIRTVPLSRRWRMYWTCTRHRTNPYSRSSVLTSDPVTLLPMSKSVSRTHLVA
- a CDS encoding integrase core domain-containing protein; this encodes MPYWRLRDHQHSASTRCARQEHRDALYEKVRQAALQHPTSGYRLLYQEFKAQGEEIGLHKIRVALGELHLHPPLPRKTRKPSEKVSTPQDWPAGRRVQIDATRLSLPDGVCWIYFVLDVPSRVVLASRVVRSLSMHLAKLTLDEAVGVLRAQGHHETLVVQSDGGSDFTSDLFQQSCLKYGSWVRCKVSQPGGTGLLERLNRTYKYQFAFRQDWQSMADVRTAMPDFHRWYNHERRHSALDYATPWSTLTSSANARNAA
- a CDS encoding transposase, whose translation is MGKQRKVWSTDVKEAIVLSVLRGDLGVAEAARQHRVNESLIHTWKTQFLEAGRARLAGDRQDQGVTTLERENDRLKRILAEKELELDISRKVRRL
- a CDS encoding sensor histidine kinase, which produces MSSVAQTLAELQDHLEARVAQRTTELQAANEELRAFARSVSHYLRTPLQLLMGHAALLDTASEQTRGTHTQAIMNTTDRMADILSGLLQYGERQAGPLTLEQVDLAEVLELSWQDLGGPAPTVKLELGPLPTVRGDYTALRLVFGNLLHNAVKYTQGRPDPRVQVRATRSQNMHLIEVRDNGMGFHPADAERLFRLFSRLPEAQAFDGLGVGLADVWRIVIAHGGHVWAEGRPGEGATFTVSLPADEA
- a CDS encoding NAD(P)/FAD-dependent oxidoreductase is translated as MTSIDKVISKSNFFPVVVIGAGSAGLNAALVLGRARRSTLLLDSGPPRNAPAHAAHGLLTRDGTPPLDLLRIAREQLAPYPVTHLSDAAEHVTPDEGGFTLFLNRGQTIRTRRLLLATGVTDLLPDIPGLQDGWGTNVHHCPYCHGWEVRDQHLADLIPGGGEMAYHRGVLLRQWTPHLVLLTHGAAHLSAQQRDDLEHLGVRIDERPVAQWDGQAITFEDGTRLKRDALFVTPGQAQRSRLPEQLGCARIDRGPLADVLLKVTPETGRTSVPGVYAAGDMIGEQQVVLAAASGARSAAAINADLCFEDASKRTLQT
- a CDS encoding MFS transporter, translating into MTPVSLWNRSFVLWLVGSAQSRFAAALASIALSFLVLHQTGRAGQMAVTLACALIPNLVMPLAGAWVDRIGLKRPLIGANVVRGLLQLTVGGLALLGQQTGQDVPLWVINGAAFLTGLSSSVASPAAGAALPALVAPADLPRANGMMGSLAETMGLLGTFSGGFLVAAFSPAVAILLDGLSFLLMATLLLGVTLPNRPEGQPTSSSLWQDLRAGLRLMRRSWVLTVMPPLVLLVNAAIGPVLVVTPKLMETLGVGPRGYGLFLAMEGAGMLLIGVLFASLGSRLPLRACTLLGFLLSGVAQACMWLWPTYVPLLAASLVFGLGIGLINTPLGTLLQQGVPAAYLGRVFAVLSAVGAVGMPLTLLLVSPLVDRWPLSLWFGLNAVGLALGGAVWGALMRIEPHIPALAEERSIEQPQPRR